The following are encoded in a window of Phocoena phocoena chromosome 2, mPhoPho1.1, whole genome shotgun sequence genomic DNA:
- the TUNAR gene encoding protein TUNAR, producing MVITSGSDEDRGGQEKESKEESVLAMLGIIGTILNLVVIIFVYIYTTL from the coding sequence ATGGTAATCACGAGTGGAAGTGATGAAGACAGAGGAGgccaagaaaaagagagcaaagaaGAGAGTGTCTTGGCGATGCTGGGAATTATCGGGACCATTCTGAACCTAGTCGTCatcatatttgtatacatatacaccacTCTGTGA